Proteins encoded in a region of the Apilactobacillus apisilvae genome:
- a CDS encoding universal stress protein, with product MLENYKQILVPIDGSKYSKLAFKKAVEVSKRNKASLHIAHVIDTRVVNDLDSYDDSMLDELTTDAKRTLDKYKKLANDNGIKDVDYVIEYGAPKSIIAKELVNRFNTDLIMLGSNGKSMTERILIGSVASYVTRVAKCDVLIVKTDNENK from the coding sequence ATGCTGGAAAACTATAAACAAATTTTGGTTCCAATTGATGGTTCTAAGTATTCTAAGTTAGCGTTCAAAAAAGCTGTAGAAGTATCTAAAAGAAACAAGGCTAGTTTGCATATCGCACATGTTATTGATACAAGAGTTGTTAATGACTTAGATAGCTATGATGATTCTATGTTAGATGAATTAACTACTGATGCCAAAAGAACTTTAGATAAGTATAAAAAATTAGCTAATGATAATGGTATAAAAGACGTTGATTATGTAATTGAATATGGCGCACCTAAATCTATTATCGCTAAAGAATTAGTAAATCGATTTAACACAGACTTAATTATGCTTGGATCTAATGGTAAAAGTATGACAGAAAGGATTCTAATTGGATCCGTCGCATCATACGTTACCAGAGTAGCTAAATGCGATGTATTAATTGTAAAAACTGATAATGAAAACAAATAA
- a CDS encoding cysteine desulfurase family protein produces MIYFDNSATTKPDLSVIDTYAKVSEKIWGNPSSLHKFGEQAFHLLEQSRQQIAKLLSVSPEEIFFTSGGTEGDNWAIKGTALERREYGNHIITSSIEHPAVMNSMKDLSKLGFDITYLPVNKNGQVNVKDLKEAIKPTTILVSIMAVNNEVGSIQPVKEIGKALKEYSKVSYHIDAVQGLGKGLHDDIFNDRADFITFSGHKFHAPRGVGFMYKRKGKKIAPLLSGGGQEHNLRSSTENLPSITAMARALRLLKTDEKQKIQNQVNIKQLIFDHIKKYDKIITFSKVTSNFAPHILCFAIKGVKGETIVHAFESYDIFISTTSACSSKKHLASSTLNAMKIPEDESTSAVRISLDEHNTVEEAKRFIDVFDILYDKFKKINS; encoded by the coding sequence ATGATTTATTTTGATAATAGTGCGACAACTAAACCAGACCTAAGTGTTATTGATACTTATGCTAAGGTTAGTGAAAAAATTTGGGGTAATCCATCTAGCTTGCATAAATTTGGAGAGCAAGCATTTCATTTGCTCGAGCAATCACGTCAACAAATTGCTAAATTACTGTCAGTATCACCAGAAGAGATATTTTTCACTAGTGGTGGAACTGAAGGTGATAATTGGGCAATTAAGGGGACTGCTTTAGAGCGAAGAGAATATGGAAATCATATAATTACTAGTTCAATTGAACATCCTGCTGTAATGAATTCAATGAAAGATCTATCAAAATTAGGCTTTGATATCACATATTTACCAGTTAATAAAAATGGTCAAGTGAATGTTAAAGATTTAAAAGAAGCAATTAAGCCAACTACAATTCTTGTTTCAATTATGGCAGTTAATAATGAGGTTGGTTCAATTCAACCGGTAAAAGAAATTGGTAAAGCTTTGAAGGAATATTCAAAAGTCAGTTATCATATTGATGCTGTTCAAGGTCTTGGTAAGGGACTTCATGATGATATTTTTAATGATCGAGCTGATTTTATTACCTTTTCTGGTCACAAATTTCATGCTCCCCGTGGTGTAGGGTTTATGTATAAACGTAAGGGTAAAAAAATTGCTCCTTTATTATCCGGTGGTGGACAAGAACACAACTTAAGAAGTAGTACTGAGAACTTGCCGTCAATTACTGCAATGGCCAGAGCTTTAAGACTATTAAAAACTGATGAAAAGCAAAAAATTCAAAACCAAGTTAATATTAAGCAACTTATTTTTGACCATATTAAAAAGTATGATAAAATAATTACTTTCTCTAAGGTCACAAGTAATTTTGCACCACATATTTTATGTTTTGCAATTAAAGGCGTAAAAGGTGAAACTATTGTTCATGCATTTGAAAGTTATGATATATTTATTTCAACAACAAGTGCATGTTCATCTAAAAAGCACTTAGCTTCTAGTACACTAAATGCAATGAAAATTCCTGAAGATGAATCAACTAGTGCAGTTAGAATTTCATTAGATGAGCATAATACAGTAGAAGAAGCTAAAAGATTTATTGATGTTTTTGATATTTTATATGATAAATTCAAGAAGATTAATTCATAG
- the thiI gene encoding tRNA uracil 4-sulfurtransferase ThiI produces the protein MQYTEIMVRYGELSTKGKNRKDFIKQLGKNVKRVLHNFENLEISAKRDRLHITLNGEDSSSIMNRLKDVFGIETFSPVMKVEKDIESAKKVVAEIVKSQYKPGMTFKIDTRRQDKNFPLNTHEINDALGGAVVNEIDGIKAQMKDPDITIRAEFRMNGIFLSSLTISGAGGLPVGTGGRATMMLSGGIDSPVASYLGMKRGVRLDMVHFYSPPYTSEQALAKAKQLTEKLTRFGGNIQFLQVPFTEIQEEIKDKVPEGYLMTVQRRMMLRLTTALTLKRHCKGIFTGESLGQVASQTLESMMAINDVTNLPVLRPLSSLDKTEIIRIAENIDTYDLSIMPFEDCCTVFTPPAPRTKPNLYRTRECEAMIDVEGLMERALDKVKIVDIKNGEEFLNAQEDVFSELL, from the coding sequence ATGCAATATACTGAGATAATGGTTCGTTACGGTGAACTATCTACTAAAGGTAAAAACCGTAAAGACTTCATTAAACAACTTGGTAAAAACGTAAAAAGGGTACTTCATAATTTTGAAAACCTTGAAATAAGCGCTAAAAGAGATCGATTGCACATTACTTTAAATGGTGAAGATTCAAGTTCAATTATGAATCGTTTAAAAGATGTTTTTGGAATCGAAACTTTTTCCCCTGTTATGAAGGTTGAAAAAGATATTGAATCCGCTAAAAAAGTTGTTGCTGAAATTGTTAAATCACAATATAAACCAGGGATGACTTTTAAAATTGATACTAGACGACAAGATAAGAACTTTCCCTTGAATACTCATGAAATTAATGATGCATTAGGTGGTGCAGTTGTTAATGAAATTGATGGAATTAAAGCTCAAATGAAAGATCCTGATATTACAATTCGTGCTGAGTTTAGAATGAATGGAATTTTCTTATCTAGTTTAACTATTTCTGGTGCAGGTGGATTACCTGTTGGAACTGGTGGTCGTGCCACAATGATGTTATCTGGTGGAATTGATTCTCCAGTAGCTTCATATTTAGGGATGAAACGTGGCGTTAGATTAGATATGGTTCACTTTTATAGTCCTCCATACACTAGTGAACAAGCACTTGCTAAGGCAAAACAATTAACTGAAAAGTTAACTCGTTTTGGTGGGAACATTCAATTTCTACAAGTTCCTTTTACTGAAATTCAAGAAGAAATTAAGGATAAAGTTCCTGAAGGATACTTAATGACTGTGCAACGTCGAATGATGTTAAGATTAACAACTGCCTTAACATTAAAAAGACATTGTAAAGGTATTTTTACCGGTGAATCTTTGGGACAGGTTGCATCTCAAACGTTAGAAAGCATGATGGCTATCAATGACGTTACCAATTTGCCAGTGTTAAGACCATTAAGTTCTTTAGATAAGACCGAAATCATTAGAATTGCTGAAAACATTGATACTTATGATTTATCAATCATGCCTTTCGAAGATTGCTGTACAGTATTTACACCACCTGCACCTAGAACTAAGCCTAATTTATATCGCACTCGTGAATGTGAAGCAATGATCGATGTTGAAGGATTAATGGAACGCGCATTAGATAAAGTGAAAATTGTTGATATTAAAAATGGTGAAGAATTCTTAAATGCACAAGAAGATGTATTTTCTGAATTGCTTTAA
- the rpsD gene encoding 30S ribosomal protein S4, which produces MSRYTGPSWRISRRLGISLSGTGKELARRPYAPGDHGQGRRGKLSEYGTQLKEKQKLRYMYGLTERQFSKLFTRAGKIREGRHGDNFMVLLERRLDNVVYRLGLATTRRQARQLVNHGHITVDGKRVDIPSYEVKVGQVVSVREKSKELQIIKEAVDAVVGRPQYVSFDADKLEGSITRLPQRDEMNADIDASLIVEYYNKL; this is translated from the coding sequence ATGTCTAGATATACAGGTCCAAGTTGGAGAATTTCACGTCGTCTTGGTATTTCATTATCAGGTACTGGTAAAGAATTAGCTCGTCGCCCTTACGCACCAGGTGATCATGGTCAAGGTCGTCGTGGTAAGTTATCTGAATATGGTACTCAATTAAAAGAAAAGCAAAAATTACGTTACATGTATGGTTTAACTGAACGTCAATTCTCAAAACTATTTACCCGCGCTGGTAAAATTAGAGAAGGTCGTCATGGTGATAACTTTATGGTATTACTAGAACGTAGATTGGACAATGTTGTTTACCGTTTAGGTTTAGCAACTACTCGTCGTCAAGCTCGTCAATTAGTAAACCATGGTCACATTACTGTAGATGGCAAACGTGTTGACATTCCTTCATACGAAGTAAAAGTTGGCCAAGTCGTTTCAGTACGTGAAAAATCAAAAGAACTACAAATCATCAAGGAAGCTGTTGATGCTGTTGTTGGTCGTCCACAATATGTATCATTCGATGCTGACAAACTTGAAGGTTCAATCACTAGATTACCTCAACGTGATGAAATGAATGCTGATATTGATGCTTCACTAATTGTTGAATACTACAACAAACTATAA
- a CDS encoding YueI family protein has protein sequence MSEGNVNDRLEQSSMGGTPKVNPDEQRKYLGTFRERVSFAIKIKDLKNPDAIKDLNKEFNNNNSYQLILNGNLEHDMISPFIKLASKNNIKFVVKTDSFYKTEPENYGVVYANKQSINVNKIDFENKYNHEKVENKNLEKKESFLDKVKNIFK, from the coding sequence ATGAGTGAAGGAAATGTAAATGATCGTTTAGAACAATCTTCAATGGGTGGAACTCCAAAAGTAAATCCAGATGAGCAAAGAAAATATTTGGGAACGTTTAGAGAAAGAGTTTCTTTTGCAATAAAAATCAAAGATTTAAAAAATCCCGATGCAATTAAAGACTTAAATAAAGAATTTAATAATAATAATTCATACCAGTTAATATTAAACGGTAATCTAGAACATGATATGATATCCCCTTTTATTAAATTAGCATCGAAAAATAATATCAAATTTGTAGTTAAAACTGATTCTTTCTATAAAACCGAGCCGGAAAATTATGGGGTTGTTTATGCTAATAAACAGTCAATCAATGTAAATAAAATAGATTTCGAAAACAAATATAATCATGAAAAAGTCGAAAACAAAAATCTAGAAAAGAAAGAATCTTTTTTAGATAAAGTAAAAAATATATTTAAATAA
- a CDS encoding GAF domain-containing protein has protein sequence MSKIDGLIVEQINSLLTGENNNTANLANASALLMQSISNISWAGFYLYDVKNNELILGPFQGKVACMHIKNGSGVCGTAFKEQKILRVEDVDKFPGHIACDSNSKSEIVIPITVNNEQLGVLDIDAPIKNRFSSEDEKTLKDFTKALSNHLKIDK, from the coding sequence ATGTCAAAAATTGATGGGTTAATTGTAGAACAAATTAATTCCTTATTAACTGGTGAAAATAACAACACTGCAAATTTAGCAAACGCATCTGCACTATTAATGCAAAGTATTAGTAATATTAGTTGGGCTGGATTTTACTTATACGATGTTAAAAATAACGAATTGATACTAGGACCATTTCAAGGAAAAGTAGCATGTATGCACATAAAAAATGGTTCTGGTGTTTGTGGAACTGCTTTTAAAGAACAAAAAATATTAAGAGTAGAAGATGTTGATAAATTTCCTGGACATATTGCATGTGATTCAAACAGTAAATCAGAAATAGTTATTCCAATCACTGTTAATAATGAACAATTAGGAGTGCTAGATATTGACGCTCCTATTAAAAATCGATTTTCATCGGAAGATGAAAAAACATTAAAAGATTTTACTAAAGCCTTAAGCAATCATTTAAAGATTGACAAATAG
- a CDS encoding thiol peroxidase yields MQLTFLGKEVILDDKVLNVGDKLPAFNLLNSKGNKITNDDFLGKMTLISTVPDINSDVCSLETKKFNRKADKYTQLNFFTISKNTIEEQQDWCAAKGVQNMELLSDSELSFGKSTDTYVSDIDALARIVFILDENSKVVYRQIVPEIASQPDFKEVVEFIKKVTNDVDD; encoded by the coding sequence ATGCAATTAACATTTTTAGGAAAAGAAGTTATTTTAGATGATAAAGTATTAAATGTTGGAGATAAATTACCAGCTTTTAATTTACTTAATTCTAAGGGTAACAAAATTACGAATGATGATTTTTTAGGTAAAATGACATTGATTAGTACTGTTCCAGATATAAATTCTGATGTATGCAGTTTAGAAACTAAAAAATTTAATCGTAAGGCTGATAAATATACTCAATTAAATTTCTTTACTATTTCTAAAAACACGATTGAAGAACAACAAGATTGGTGTGCTGCCAAGGGCGTTCAAAATATGGAATTATTATCTGATTCAGAACTATCATTTGGAAAATCAACTGATACTTATGTTTCAGATATTGATGCTTTAGCTAGAATTGTTTTCATTTTAGATGAAAATAGTAAAGTAGTTTATCGTCAAATTGTTCCAGAAATAGCTTCTCAACCAGATTTTAAGGAAGTTGTTGAATTCATCAAAAAAGTTACTAATGATGTTGACGATTAA
- a CDS encoding replication-associated recombination protein A: protein MRPKKIEDIVGQQDLVGKGKIIDRMVKAKILSSMILYGPPGTGKTSIASAIAGSTKYAFRQLNAATDSKKDLQIVAEESKMSGTVVLLLDEIHRLDKTKQDFLLPLLESGNIILIGATTENPYININPAIRSRTQIFEVHPLNNKDILSAIKRALDDKKNGLGNMSIQINDDAMNFLTTSTDGDLRSALNALELAANSTEPNGENTININLSDIEACLQRKSFNHDKDGDSHYNVVSAFQKSIRGSDVNAALHYAAILLEAGDLNSISRRLMIIAYEDVGLANPAACSRTVNAITAANKVGLPEARIPIADTIIELCLSPKSNSGLMAIDSAINRIHNGNYGDVPNHLKDSHYSGAKELGHGNNYKYAHDYPNDWVKQQYLPDKIKNDKYYIPKSNGKIENAYKKQYEKLQAAQNNKNGEI from the coding sequence ATGAGGCCAAAAAAAATAGAAGATATTGTAGGACAACAAGATCTGGTTGGAAAAGGCAAAATAATTGATCGAATGGTTAAAGCTAAGATACTATCATCAATGATACTATATGGTCCACCAGGAACTGGTAAAACAAGTATTGCTAGTGCAATTGCCGGTTCTACAAAATATGCTTTTAGACAGTTAAATGCGGCTACAGATTCTAAAAAGGATTTGCAAATTGTAGCTGAAGAATCTAAAATGTCTGGAACAGTTGTCTTGTTACTAGATGAAATTCATCGACTAGATAAAACTAAACAAGATTTTTTATTACCACTGCTGGAAAGTGGTAATATTATTTTGATTGGTGCTACAACAGAAAATCCCTATATTAATATAAATCCTGCCATTAGAAGTAGAACTCAAATTTTTGAAGTTCACCCTCTAAATAATAAAGATATTCTATCAGCTATAAAAAGAGCATTAGATGATAAAAAAAATGGCCTAGGAAATATGTCGATTCAAATAAATGATGATGCTATGAATTTCTTAACGACAAGTACTGATGGTGATTTAAGAAGTGCACTAAACGCACTTGAATTAGCAGCCAATTCTACTGAACCAAATGGTGAAAATACAATTAATATTAATTTGTCAGATATTGAAGCATGCTTGCAGAGAAAATCATTTAATCATGATAAAGATGGCGATTCACATTATAATGTTGTATCTGCTTTTCAAAAATCAATTCGTGGATCTGACGTAAATGCAGCGTTACACTATGCTGCAATATTATTGGAAGCTGGAGATTTAAACTCCATTAGTCGACGCTTAATGATAATTGCATACGAAGATGTAGGTTTAGCTAATCCCGCTGCATGTTCTAGAACTGTAAATGCTATTACAGCTGCCAATAAAGTTGGCCTACCGGAAGCCAGGATTCCAATTGCAGATACAATCATTGAACTTTGCTTATCACCTAAATCAAATTCAGGATTAATGGCCATTGATAGTGCAATTAATAGAATTCATAATGGAAATTATGGTGACGTCCCTAATCACCTTAAAGATTCACACTACTCAGGTGCTAAAGAATTGGGACATGGAAATAATTATAAATACGCACACGATTATCCTAATGACTGGGTTAAGCAACAATATTTACCTGATAAAATTAAAAATGATAAATATTACATTCCCAAATCAAATGGAAAAATTGAGAATGCTTACAAAAAACAATACGAAAAATTACAAGCAGCTCAAAATAATAAGAATGGGGAAATATAA
- a CDS encoding helix-turn-helix transcriptional regulator: protein MNTNGELIKQARERLGINQTQLAKMINRTQTTISNIENDNHKTDLDTFLLISDKLNISIDKFVDNDFSLSSCKIYKVKDYILNGNLFAAEKCLSGMKEYNIDENLIRSKFNFYKGYIKLRKYNNYTEAILLMQNAYMSLKTSDDCEHYIWVCSYLSNTFYKLKKYDEAYYFCNKSLNFIKHNEVINHSSDIIKDSYNVLHYVLCQTNRYEEAKYISGLVGYRELAFTSTFEILLRENHDDEKFHQLIKDIMNSGISLPISFKKITKEHNLL from the coding sequence ATGAATACAAATGGCGAATTAATCAAACAGGCAAGAGAAAGACTTGGAATTAATCAGACACAACTAGCTAAAATGATTAATCGAACTCAAACCACTATTAGTAATATTGAAAATGATAATCATAAGACTGATCTTGATACATTTTTATTAATATCTGATAAATTAAATATTTCAATCGATAAATTTGTTGATAATGATTTTTCTTTATCATCTTGTAAAATTTATAAAGTTAAAGATTACATATTAAACGGTAATCTCTTTGCGGCTGAAAAATGTTTAAGCGGAATGAAAGAGTATAATATAGATGAAAATTTAATCAGAAGTAAGTTTAATTTTTACAAGGGTTATATTAAGCTAAGAAAGTATAATAACTATACAGAAGCAATTTTATTAATGCAAAATGCATATATGTCTTTAAAAACTTCAGACGATTGTGAACATTATATTTGGGTTTGTAGTTATTTATCTAACACTTTTTATAAGTTGAAAAAATATGATGAGGCATACTACTTTTGTAATAAATCTTTGAATTTTATTAAACATAATGAGGTCATTAACCATTCTAGTGATATCATTAAAGATTCATATAATGTTTTACACTATGTACTATGTCAAACTAATCGATATGAAGAAGCTAAGTATATTTCTGGCTTAGTAGGTTATCGGGAGCTAGCTTTTACATCTACTTTTGAAATTCTATTAAGAGAAAATCATGATGATGAAAAATTTCACCAGTTAATTAAAGATATTATGAACTCTGGAATTAGTTTACCGATTAGTTTTAAAAAAATAACTAAAGAACATAATTTATTATAA
- a CDS encoding septation ring formation regulator EzrA, with protein MLFIIIVVIVVIALFLLFIYQKGVLKNIQKIDHQRDTLSKAPIGDVIDTTSKINLNGDSFDQFNEYKEKFNNLTKDELPEIKISLANAHNAAKKFSLLKAKALLNDSKLKLKNINNSMDEINNGLKKLQDLSDQHSRSVDDLDNEIKNINKELLSKNYSYGPSSDKLEDVLNSIKEEYKKFIKSVDDGDQYVAEDILTDLNKNIEWLKSVMDEIPQIYSSLSKEFPKQLDEVERGHNTMLQTEYNFIDDNIPSIIEQLTSMIEDGLKMLSELKVDESKQNNYKIEKSIDSMYSMMEQEIVAKRKVKKNMHLVYDYIYHAHRQNHILISELNKLSKNYTLDHDEIKNAKLFAEKIYKIEDIYNNDYQLIIDNKAVYSNIQAHQQDAKKQLSAIEKEQKDINDSVADLNKEEDEARAKIEKFDLQLLNIRRQIDNLNLPGLTDEYMEKYKYSYNEVSKLGSTINQVKISMDDINKKLSNMEKAMEELISDTDNIIKNAVLAERLMQYANRYRNSNEEVDDACIQSKKYFDNFSYEESLKTISKAIDNVDSGAFNRMEKEYYQQHEKENKKD; from the coding sequence ATGCTTTTCATAATTATAGTTGTAATAGTAGTGATTGCGCTTTTTCTACTATTCATTTACCAAAAAGGTGTTTTAAAAAACATTCAAAAGATTGATCATCAAAGAGATACACTTAGTAAAGCACCAATTGGTGATGTTATTGATACTACTTCTAAAATTAATTTGAATGGTGATTCCTTTGATCAATTTAATGAATATAAAGAAAAATTTAACAATTTAACTAAAGATGAATTACCAGAAATTAAAATATCGCTAGCAAATGCTCATAATGCTGCCAAAAAATTTAGTTTGCTTAAAGCTAAAGCCTTATTAAATGATTCTAAATTAAAGCTAAAAAATATTAATAACAGTATGGATGAAATTAATAATGGTTTAAAAAAGCTACAAGATCTTAGTGACCAACATTCTAGGTCAGTAGACGATTTAGATAATGAAATAAAGAATATTAATAAAGAGTTGCTTTCAAAAAATTATTCTTATGGTCCTAGTAGTGATAAATTAGAAGATGTTTTAAATTCTATTAAGGAAGAGTATAAAAAATTTATTAAGTCGGTTGATGATGGCGATCAATATGTTGCCGAAGATATTTTAACTGATTTAAATAAAAATATTGAATGGCTTAAATCAGTAATGGATGAAATTCCCCAAATTTATTCTTCATTGTCTAAGGAATTTCCTAAACAATTAGATGAAGTTGAACGTGGTCACAATACTATGTTACAAACCGAATATAACTTCATTGATGATAATATTCCATCAATTATTGAACAATTAACATCAATGATTGAAGATGGTCTAAAGATGTTGTCTGAATTAAAAGTAGACGAATCCAAACAAAATAATTATAAAATTGAAAAATCAATTGATTCTATGTATTCAATGATGGAACAGGAAATTGTTGCTAAGCGTAAGGTTAAAAAGAATATGCACTTAGTATATGATTATATTTATCATGCTCATCGTCAAAATCATATTTTAATTTCTGAACTTAATAAATTAAGTAAGAATTATACTTTAGATCATGATGAAATAAAAAATGCCAAGTTGTTTGCAGAAAAGATTTATAAAATTGAAGATATTTATAATAATGATTATCAACTAATTATTGATAATAAAGCTGTCTATTCTAATATCCAGGCACATCAACAAGATGCAAAAAAACAATTAAGTGCAATTGAAAAAGAACAAAAGGATATTAATGATTCAGTTGCTGATCTTAATAAAGAAGAAGATGAAGCAAGAGCTAAAATTGAAAAATTCGATTTACAGCTTTTAAATATTCGTCGTCAAATTGATAATTTAAATTTACCTGGATTAACAGATGAATATATGGAAAAATACAAGTATTCATATAACGAAGTATCTAAATTAGGTTCTACCATCAATCAAGTTAAAATTAGCATGGATGATATTAATAAAAAGTTATCTAATATGGAAAAAGCTATGGAAGAATTAATTTCTGATACTGATAACATTATTAAAAATGCAGTTTTAGCAGAAAGATTAATGCAATATGCAAATCGTTACCGAAATAGTAATGAAGAAGTTGACGATGCTTGTATTCAATCTAAAAAGTATTTTGATAATTTCTCATACGAAGAAAGTTTAAAAACAATTTCAAAAGCAATTGATAACGTTGATTCTGGTGCTTTTAATAGAATGGAAAAAGAATATTATCAACAACATGAAAAAGAAAATAAAAAAGATTAA
- a CDS encoding IS3 family transposase, with product MVKFSYEFKLNVVLEYLQGYGSTYLCKKYNIVNPSTVLLWINMYKAYGLKGLIVRNYGKVYSGEYKIKVLNWMHTQQKSYPETALHFNISASSTIFTWQRRMETKGIRSLYNKRGRPKMQKTELKVTSCQKNLANEYMIKYVYTKIQMKHPKSSKFEVVHKLINQLKSLSKSYILQVIQYSRSVYYYNLKKAKLSYDNSYIENKIKNIIIKHAAYGYRRITAVLRQSGLKINHKRVQNIMKRNNWQCKLFSRRKRKYNSYKGQVGRIANNILNGDFTANKFGQKITTDVSEFRYGNEDINHRVYLSPVMDLYSDKILSFNISRHPNVSFTLKALNEAMLNLKSLPYRTIVHSDQGFQYQHHSWVNTLKKYNAIQSMSRKGTCLDNAQMESFFHIMKSEMMNVHYNTKESLIHAMKVWIKDYNNNRIKEKLGYQSPNKYLGLIS from the coding sequence TTGGTTAAATTTAGTTATGAATTTAAATTAAATGTTGTTTTAGAATATCTACAAGGATATGGTTCCACTTATCTTTGTAAAAAATATAATATTGTGAATCCTAGTACTGTTTTACTATGGATTAATATGTATAAAGCCTACGGCTTAAAGGGTTTAATTGTAAGAAATTACGGTAAAGTGTATTCTGGTGAGTATAAAATAAAAGTGCTGAATTGGATGCACACTCAACAAAAGTCATATCCAGAAACAGCACTTCATTTCAATATATCTGCCAGTAGTACCATCTTCACTTGGCAGAGAAGAATGGAGACTAAAGGTATACGTTCATTATACAACAAACGTGGCCGTCCTAAAATGCAGAAAACTGAATTAAAAGTAACCTCATGTCAAAAAAATTTAGCTAATGAATACATGATTAAGTATGTGTATACAAAAATTCAAATGAAACATCCTAAGAGTAGTAAATTTGAGGTTGTACATAAGCTGATTAATCAATTAAAATCTTTATCTAAAAGTTATATTTTACAGGTAATTCAATATTCTCGCAGTGTTTATTACTATAACTTGAAGAAAGCGAAGCTTTCTTATGATAATTCTTACATTGAAAATAAAATCAAAAATATTATTATTAAGCACGCTGCTTACGGATATCGCAGAATAACTGCAGTATTAAGACAATCAGGCCTGAAAATTAATCATAAACGTGTACAAAATATAATGAAACGTAATAATTGGCAATGTAAATTGTTTAGTCGACGCAAACGTAAGTATAATTCATATAAAGGTCAAGTAGGCAGAATTGCTAATAATATATTAAATGGTGATTTTACAGCCAATAAATTTGGTCAAAAAATTACTACTGATGTTAGTGAATTTAGATATGGCAATGAAGATATAAACCATCGGGTTTATTTATCACCAGTAATGGATTTATATTCAGACAAAATATTATCTTTTAATATTAGTAGACATCCAAATGTAAGTTTTACTTTAAAAGCACTAAATGAAGCAATGCTTAATCTAAAATCATTACCTTATAGAACTATTGTACATAGTGATCAAGGTTTTCAATATCAACATCATAGTTGGGTTAATACATTGAAAAAATATAATGCGATTCAGTCTATGTCCCGTAAAGGGACATGCTTAGATAATGCACAGATGGAATCATTTTTTCATATTATGAAAAGTGAAATGATGAATGTTCATTATAATACAAAAGAATCCTTAATCCATGCCATGAAAGTATGGATTAAGGATTACAATAATAATAGAATAAAAGAAAAACTAGGATACCAGTCACCAAATAAATATTTGGGATTAATATCCTAG